The following are encoded in a window of Hydrogenispora ethanolica genomic DNA:
- a CDS encoding carbohydrate ABC transporter permease, which yields MSGIKSSRDRIFDFINITLLTFLMVITLYPFLYVIFASLSDPSRIMAYPGLLYKPLGFSLGAYKAVIKNPNIFTGYVNTCFLVTVGVAVNITMTALGAYFLSRKNVLWGKVVMFFIVFTMFFNGGLIPLYFTVKGLRLDNSLCALILPTAINTFNLIIMRTAFMAIPDSIEESAKIDGAGHLLILFRIIVPLAMPTIAVMILFYGVGHWNAWFQAMIFLQNRELFPLQLILREILLMNDSFQMAMGANVGDQEMISETIKYAVIIVATLPILCLYPFLQKYFVKGVMVGSLKE from the coding sequence ATGAGTGGCATTAAAAGTAGTAGAGACCGCATTTTCGATTTTATTAACATCACATTGTTAACGTTTTTGATGGTCATCACTTTATATCCGTTCCTTTATGTTATTTTTGCTTCTTTAAGCGATCCATCCCGGATCATGGCATACCCGGGGCTGCTCTATAAACCCTTGGGTTTTTCGCTCGGCGCTTATAAAGCGGTCATCAAAAACCCCAATATCTTTACCGGATACGTAAATACCTGTTTTCTGGTAACGGTCGGCGTGGCTGTCAATATTACCATGACGGCATTAGGGGCTTATTTTTTATCGCGGAAAAACGTTTTATGGGGCAAAGTGGTAATGTTCTTCATTGTGTTCACCATGTTTTTCAATGGCGGCTTAATTCCTTTGTATTTTACAGTAAAAGGATTGCGCCTTGACAATTCGTTATGTGCATTAATACTGCCGACGGCCATTAATACATTTAATCTGATTATTATGCGTACCGCCTTTATGGCTATACCCGACAGTATCGAAGAGTCGGCCAAGATCGACGGAGCCGGTCATCTATTGATATTGTTCCGGATTATCGTCCCGCTCGCCATGCCGACTATCGCGGTAATGATTTTGTTTTACGGGGTGGGTCACTGGAATGCCTGGTTTCAGGCAATGATTTTCCTGCAAAACCGGGAACTCTTTCCATTGCAGCTTATTTTACGGGAGATTTTGCTCATGAATGATTCTTTCCAAATGGCCATGGGCGCTAATGTGGGTGATCAAGAAATGATTAGTGAGACCATTAAGTATGCGGTGATCATCGTTGCGACTCTGCCGATTCTCTGCCTTTACCCGTTCCTGCAGAAATATTTCGTCAAAGGCGTTATGGTAGGATCTTTAAAAGAATAA